A DNA window from Bradyrhizobium sp. CCBAU 53421 contains the following coding sequences:
- a CDS encoding acetyl-CoA C-acetyltransferase: protein MSEAYIIDAVRTPRGIGKPGKGALSHLHPQQLAATVLGAIKERNKLDTSTVDDIIWSTSTQEGKQGGDLGRMSALAAGYDINASGTTLDRFCGGGITSVNLAAASVMSGMEDCVIAGGTEMMSYQQTLAAERSKAGQPARMMGSGNPALDEIHPQSHQGVCGDAIATREGISREACDALALVSQQRAKRAIDEGRFAKSVIPVLNDDGSVALGREEFPRPETTAEGLASLKPSFEQLADFDLGNGVTFKKQIQRRYPGLEWKGVHHAGNSSGVVDGAAAVLITSKEYAEKHGLKPRGRIVAYANQGDDPTLMLNAPVPAAKKVLAKAGLTKDDIDVWEINEAFAVVAEKFIRDLELDREKVNINGGSIALGHPIGATGSILIGTALDELERSGGRYGLVTMCAAGGMAPAIIIERI from the coding sequence ATGTCTGAAGCATACATCATCGACGCGGTCCGCACGCCGCGCGGCATCGGCAAGCCGGGCAAGGGAGCGCTGTCGCACCTGCACCCGCAGCAGCTGGCGGCAACCGTGCTCGGCGCGATCAAGGAGCGCAACAAGCTCGATACCTCGACCGTCGACGACATCATCTGGTCGACCTCGACCCAGGAAGGCAAGCAGGGCGGCGATCTCGGACGCATGTCGGCGCTCGCGGCGGGATACGACATCAACGCCAGCGGCACGACGCTGGATCGCTTCTGCGGCGGCGGCATCACCTCGGTGAACCTCGCGGCAGCATCGGTGATGTCGGGGATGGAAGATTGCGTCATCGCCGGCGGCACCGAGATGATGAGCTATCAGCAGACCCTCGCAGCCGAACGCTCCAAGGCGGGGCAGCCGGCGCGCATGATGGGTTCGGGCAATCCGGCGCTTGACGAAATTCACCCGCAGTCGCACCAGGGCGTGTGCGGCGACGCCATCGCCACGCGTGAGGGCATCAGCCGCGAAGCCTGCGATGCGCTGGCGCTGGTCAGCCAGCAGCGCGCCAAGCGGGCAATAGATGAAGGCCGTTTCGCCAAGTCGGTAATCCCCGTGCTCAACGACGACGGCAGCGTCGCCCTCGGTCGTGAGGAATTCCCGCGCCCCGAGACCACGGCCGAAGGCCTTGCTTCGCTGAAGCCGAGCTTCGAGCAGCTTGCCGATTTCGATCTCGGCAACGGCGTGACCTTCAAGAAGCAGATCCAGCGCCGCTACCCGGGTCTCGAGTGGAAGGGCGTGCATCATGCCGGCAACAGCTCGGGCGTGGTGGACGGCGCCGCCGCGGTGCTGATCACGTCGAAGGAATATGCCGAGAAGCACGGCCTCAAGCCGCGCGGCCGCATCGTGGCCTATGCCAATCAGGGCGATGATCCGACACTGATGCTCAATGCGCCGGTCCCGGCGGCGAAGAAGGTTCTCGCCAAGGCCGGCCTGACCAAGGACGACATCGACGTCTGGGAGATCAACGAGGCCTTCGCGGTGGTCGCCGAGAAGTTCATCCGCGATCTCGAGCTGGATCGCGAGAAGGTCAACATCAATGGCGGCTCGATCGCGCTCGGCCATCCGATCGGCGCCACCGGATCGATCCTGATCGGTACCGCGCTCGACGAGCTCGAGCGGAGCGGCGGACGTTATGGCTTGGTTACCATGTGCGCCGCCGGCGGCATGGCGCCGGCCATCATCATCGAACGCATCTGA
- a CDS encoding GntR family transcriptional regulator, which translates to MDQNLREQVLQRVRAEIISGQSLPGTMYSVPSLAASLGVSSTPVREALLELSRGGLVEPMRNRGFKVVEPSLTELRNLFDMREVLELHAAVLVAANPPKDLAVVRDWADQIARAVETDDVQLYLEADRNYHREFVAAAGNELLTEMVMGLRDKMRLYGISSRAGLERQQASVPEHYRLIELALAGETEALPTLLRGHIRSWEPIFVDALMRSKEHAREPLRQARG; encoded by the coding sequence ATGGACCAGAATTTGCGCGAACAGGTGCTGCAGCGGGTGCGCGCCGAGATCATTTCCGGGCAGAGCCTTCCCGGCACGATGTATTCGGTGCCGAGTCTTGCGGCGAGCCTCGGCGTCTCCTCGACGCCGGTGCGCGAAGCACTGCTCGAGCTCAGCCGCGGCGGCCTGGTCGAGCCGATGCGCAACCGTGGCTTCAAGGTGGTGGAGCCGTCACTGACCGAGTTGCGCAACCTGTTCGACATGCGCGAGGTGCTGGAGCTGCACGCCGCAGTACTGGTCGCCGCCAATCCGCCAAAGGATCTAGCCGTCGTGCGCGACTGGGCCGACCAGATCGCCAGGGCCGTCGAGACCGACGACGTCCAGCTCTATCTGGAAGCCGATCGCAACTATCACCGCGAATTCGTCGCAGCCGCCGGCAACGAACTCTTGACCGAGATGGTGATGGGCCTGCGCGACAAGATGCGGCTCTACGGCATCAGCTCACGCGCCGGCCTCGAACGGCAGCAGGCCTCGGTGCCCGAGCACTACCGGCTGATCGAGCTCGCGCTGGCCGGCGAGACCGAGGCACTGCCGACCCTGCTGCGCGGTCACATCCGCTCCTGGGAGCCGATCTTCGTCGACGCGTTGATGCGCTCGAAGGAGCATGCGCGCGAGCCGCTGCGGCAGGCGCGCGGCTGA
- the sfnG gene encoding dimethylsulfone monooxygenase SfnG: MAIRFGYWMPLGSGGFVISNVPQRTDWTLDYNAGLAREAEDLGFEYGLAPARFIASHGWELQQEAITCTAVLSAQTSRLKLISAIHTGFWHPAMIAKVGATIDVYSKGRFAINILTGWFKDEFRAFGEPWLEHDERYRRSEEFIQVLKGLWTRDRFTFKGDFYSINDAWLKPRPISQPYPEIFQGGNSKAARRMAAKYSDWYFLNGTTVEGAKQQIDEVRALAKAKGRTVKFGLNGFVIQRPTEQEALDQLEAIIAGADPEIVKAFAEQVKQAGASTADKIGMWADSNHANLVQPNDGFKTRLFGPPELIAERIRAYEAIGVDMILCAFLNFTDELPASGREVIPLLKPAKADRAYEPERA; the protein is encoded by the coding sequence ATGGCAATTCGCTTCGGATACTGGATGCCGCTCGGCAGTGGCGGCTTTGTCATCAGCAACGTTCCGCAGCGGACTGATTGGACCCTCGACTACAACGCCGGGCTCGCGCGCGAGGCCGAGGATCTCGGCTTCGAATACGGGCTGGCGCCGGCGCGCTTCATTGCGAGCCACGGCTGGGAGCTGCAGCAGGAGGCCATCACCTGCACCGCGGTGCTTTCGGCCCAGACCAGCCGGCTGAAGCTCATCAGCGCGATCCACACCGGCTTCTGGCATCCCGCCATGATCGCGAAGGTGGGAGCCACCATCGATGTCTATTCCAAGGGGCGGTTTGCAATCAACATCCTGACCGGCTGGTTCAAGGACGAATTTCGCGCGTTCGGCGAGCCCTGGCTGGAGCACGACGAACGCTACCGCCGCTCGGAAGAGTTCATCCAGGTGCTCAAGGGCCTGTGGACTCGGGATCGTTTCACCTTCAAGGGCGACTTCTACAGCATCAATGACGCATGGTTGAAGCCGAGGCCGATCTCGCAACCGTATCCGGAGATCTTCCAGGGCGGCAATTCCAAGGCAGCGCGCCGGATGGCGGCGAAATATTCGGATTGGTATTTTCTCAACGGCACCACCGTGGAAGGCGCCAAGCAGCAGATCGACGAGGTCCGTGCGCTCGCCAAGGCGAAGGGCCGCACGGTGAAGTTCGGGCTCAACGGCTTCGTCATCCAGCGGCCGACCGAGCAGGAAGCGCTCGACCAGCTCGAAGCGATCATCGCAGGCGCCGACCCGGAGATCGTTAAGGCCTTCGCGGAGCAGGTGAAGCAGGCGGGCGCATCGACCGCCGACAAGATCGGGATGTGGGCCGATTCGAACCATGCTAACCTGGTGCAGCCCAATGACGGCTTCAAGACCCGTCTCTTCGGTCCTCCCGAGCTGATCGCCGAGCGCATCCGTGCCTATGAAGCTATCGGCGTCGACATGATCCTGTGTGCCTTCCTGAACTTCACCGACGAATTGCCGGCCTCCGGCCGCGAGGTCATCCCGCTGCTGAAACCGGCAAAGGCCGATCGGGCGTATGAGCCCGAGCGTGCTTGA
- a CDS encoding ABC transporter ATP-binding protein — MADAAFAAVEPGGARHGSTAVDVHAVSHQFNLSGARLPVIEAIDFAIGRGEFVALLGPSGCGKSTLLRLIAGLELPSSGSILADGRPINRPDPSRILVFQDPTLFPWATVWRNVATGLEARKVLKESRGRVDAALDLVGLAAFADAYPHQLSGGMAQRASLARALVNDPTLLLLDEPLGKLDSLTRLTLQAELVRLWQRNGFTALLVTHDVEEALLLSSRVIVLSERPARIKAEFRFEKPYPRHRDDPELVTLRRSILATLGLST; from the coding sequence ATGGCCGATGCAGCGTTTGCGGCGGTCGAGCCGGGGGGCGCACGGCATGGCAGCACGGCCGTCGATGTCCATGCCGTCAGCCATCAGTTCAATCTGTCCGGCGCGAGGTTGCCTGTGATTGAGGCGATCGATTTTGCGATCGGGCGTGGGGAGTTCGTGGCGCTGCTCGGTCCGTCGGGGTGCGGCAAGTCGACGCTGTTACGGTTGATCGCGGGACTTGAGCTGCCGAGCAGTGGCAGCATCCTGGCCGATGGCCGGCCGATCAATCGTCCGGATCCCTCGCGCATCCTGGTTTTTCAGGATCCGACGCTGTTTCCCTGGGCCACCGTCTGGCGCAATGTCGCGACCGGATTGGAAGCACGCAAGGTGCTGAAGGAGTCGCGCGGGCGCGTCGACGCCGCGCTCGACCTTGTCGGACTCGCTGCTTTTGCCGACGCCTATCCCCACCAGCTATCGGGCGGCATGGCGCAGCGCGCCTCGCTGGCACGTGCCCTTGTTAACGATCCGACGCTCTTGTTGCTCGACGAACCGCTGGGAAAGCTCGATTCACTGACGCGACTGACCCTGCAGGCTGAACTCGTGAGGCTGTGGCAGCGCAACGGTTTCACGGCTCTCCTTGTCACGCACGACGTGGAGGAAGCGCTGCTGCTCTCGTCACGCGTCATCGTGCTCAGCGAGCGCCCGGCGCGGATCAAGGCCGAGTTCCGTTTCGAGAAACCGTACCCACGGCACCGGGACGATCCCGAACTCGTGACTCTCCGCCGAAGCATCCTTGCAACGCTAGGGCTTTCGACCTGA
- a CDS encoding SDR family NAD(P)-dependent oxidoreductase: MKLDSSVAAVVTGGASGLGAATSRALAAQGVKVAIFDFNEEKGEAIAKEIGGVFCKVDVTSDEQVDAGFAKARAAHGQERILVNCAGTGNAVKTAGRDKKTGEPTHFPIDAFNRIIQINLVGTFRCIAKSAQGMLSLSPLEHGERGAVVNTASVAAEDGQMGQAAYSASKAGVVGMTLPIARDLMAEGIRVNTILPGIFNTPLLQGAPENVKAALSASVPFPKRLGMPEEYAQLALTMITNGYFNGEDVRLDGAIRMAPR; this comes from the coding sequence ATGAAACTCGATTCATCGGTCGCCGCCGTCGTCACCGGCGGCGCGTCCGGCCTCGGCGCAGCCACCTCGCGGGCGCTCGCCGCACAGGGTGTGAAGGTCGCGATCTTCGACTTCAACGAAGAGAAGGGCGAGGCCATCGCCAAGGAGATCGGCGGCGTGTTCTGCAAAGTCGATGTCACTTCCGACGAGCAGGTCGATGCGGGCTTCGCCAAGGCCCGCGCGGCACACGGCCAGGAGCGCATCCTGGTGAATTGCGCAGGCACCGGCAACGCGGTGAAGACCGCCGGCCGGGACAAGAAGACCGGCGAACCCACGCACTTCCCGATCGACGCCTTCAACCGCATCATCCAGATCAACCTCGTCGGCACCTTCCGCTGCATCGCCAAGTCGGCGCAGGGCATGCTGTCGCTGTCCCCGCTGGAGCACGGCGAGCGCGGCGCGGTCGTCAACACGGCCTCGGTCGCGGCCGAGGACGGCCAGATGGGGCAGGCTGCCTATTCGGCTTCGAAGGCCGGCGTCGTCGGCATGACCCTGCCGATCGCGCGCGACCTGATGGCCGAAGGCATCCGCGTCAACACCATCCTGCCGGGCATCTTCAACACGCCGCTGCTGCAGGGGGCGCCTGAGAACGTCAAGGCCGCGCTCAGCGCGTCGGTGCCGTTCCCAAAGCGTCTCGGCATGCCGGAGGAATACGCGCAGCTGGCGCTGACCATGATCACCAACGGCTACTTCAATGGTGAAGACGTCCGTCTCGACGGCGCGATCCGCATGGCCCCGCGCTAA
- a CDS encoding ABC transporter permease, whose amino-acid sequence MFAAASWATAAAITVGLPDVVPWGSAGLFAGITGAIAIAFLVLSAVAHRLGRISESLIHYGPWFVAIGVWLALWELTTAKFGWLPKPFFSPPHGLLNVYVTDGQRLLICIGYTLRLWSLGFVSGVIVGYAAGVALGWSKRFSYWGMPFLKLIGPVPATAWIPCTFYFFPTTFGASIFIVALASGIPVAILTASGVGAVNRAFYDVGRILGADSWYLIRRIAIPASTPHVFVGLFMALYYSFAVLVVAEMLGAKYGLGWYIQFQTAYSGYANVYAALIIMALLCAGIVRLLFVVRDRLLSWQEGFI is encoded by the coding sequence GTGTTCGCCGCGGCATCCTGGGCGACCGCGGCGGCGATCACGGTGGGACTGCCCGATGTCGTTCCTTGGGGCAGCGCGGGTCTTTTCGCCGGGATCACTGGCGCGATTGCGATTGCATTTCTGGTGCTGTCTGCCGTAGCGCATCGTCTTGGACGCATCAGCGAGAGTCTGATCCATTATGGACCGTGGTTTGTCGCCATCGGAGTCTGGCTCGCATTGTGGGAGCTGACCACCGCGAAGTTCGGATGGCTCCCGAAGCCCTTCTTCTCGCCGCCGCACGGGCTTCTGAACGTCTATGTAACCGATGGCCAGCGTCTCCTGATCTGCATCGGCTACACGCTGCGCCTGTGGTCGCTGGGCTTCGTGTCCGGCGTCATCGTCGGCTACGCTGCTGGCGTGGCGCTTGGCTGGTCGAAACGCTTCAGCTACTGGGGCATGCCGTTCCTGAAGCTGATCGGCCCCGTTCCGGCGACGGCCTGGATACCCTGCACGTTCTATTTCTTTCCCACAACCTTCGGCGCCAGCATATTCATCGTGGCGCTGGCCTCCGGCATTCCGGTCGCGATCCTTACCGCATCGGGCGTGGGTGCAGTCAACCGTGCCTTCTATGATGTCGGTCGAATTCTCGGTGCGGACAGCTGGTACCTGATCCGCAGGATCGCGATCCCGGCCTCGACGCCGCATGTGTTCGTCGGGCTCTTCATGGCGCTTTACTACTCGTTCGCCGTTCTGGTCGTCGCGGAAATGCTCGGCGCCAAATATGGGCTTGGTTGGTATATCCAGTTCCAGACAGCATATTCGGGCTATGCGAACGTCTACGCCGCGTTGATCATCATGGCTTTGCTGTGCGCCGGGATCGTCCGCCTGCTGTTCGTCGTGCGCGATCGTCTCCTGAGCTGGCAGGAAGGATTTATCTGA
- a CDS encoding acyl-CoA dehydrogenase family protein translates to MRSFTEDQVIFRDSYRKFLASEIAPYMEEWREAGIVDRSAFKKAGDLGFLMIWPEEKYGGMGDEDFRYEQIIIEETARSGCKGWFNTLHSRLVGSYFKRFGTEEQRDRFLPKCVSGETILAIAMTEPGAGSDLAGMRTTAEDKGDHFLLNGSKTYISNGINSDVVIVAARLAGAEKKHAMVLLIVERGMEGFERGRNLKKMGMPAQDTAELFFQNVKVPKANVLGEPGRGFYYLMEGLAEERLISAVGSIANGRKAFDITRAYVMDRKLFGKPLAEQQNTQFRMAEMDAEIDLVQVYVDHCVAEHNAGRLTSNMGAKAKMMSSEVEWKMLDLGVQLHGGAGYMDEYPISRMFTDARVNRILAGSSEVMRLIIGRDVFSEHYKSILD, encoded by the coding sequence ATGCGCAGCTTTACCGAAGACCAGGTCATCTTCCGCGACTCCTACCGCAAGTTCCTCGCCAGCGAGATCGCGCCTTACATGGAGGAGTGGCGGGAGGCCGGCATCGTCGACCGCAGCGCGTTCAAGAAGGCCGGCGACCTCGGCTTCCTGATGATCTGGCCAGAAGAGAAATATGGCGGGATGGGCGACGAGGACTTCCGCTATGAGCAGATCATCATCGAGGAGACCGCGCGCTCCGGCTGCAAGGGCTGGTTCAACACGCTGCACAGCCGCCTGGTCGGCTCCTATTTCAAGCGCTTCGGCACCGAGGAGCAGCGCGACCGCTTCCTGCCCAAATGCGTCAGCGGCGAGACGATCCTGGCGATCGCGATGACCGAGCCCGGCGCGGGCTCGGACCTCGCGGGCATGCGGACGACAGCGGAAGACAAGGGCGATCATTTCCTGCTCAACGGCTCGAAGACCTACATCTCCAACGGAATCAATTCCGACGTGGTGATCGTGGCCGCCAGGCTTGCAGGCGCCGAGAAGAAGCACGCCATGGTGCTCTTGATCGTCGAGCGCGGCATGGAGGGCTTCGAGCGCGGCCGCAATCTCAAGAAGATGGGCATGCCGGCGCAGGACACCGCCGAACTGTTCTTCCAGAACGTGAAGGTGCCCAAGGCCAACGTGCTCGGAGAACCGGGCAGGGGCTTCTACTATCTCATGGAGGGCCTTGCCGAGGAGCGGCTGATTTCCGCGGTCGGATCGATCGCCAATGGCCGCAAGGCGTTCGACATCACGCGCGCTTACGTGATGGATCGCAAGCTGTTTGGAAAGCCGCTCGCCGAACAGCAGAACACCCAGTTCCGCATGGCGGAGATGGATGCCGAAATCGACCTCGTGCAGGTCTATGTCGATCACTGCGTGGCCGAGCACAATGCCGGACGCCTGACCAGCAATATGGGCGCCAAGGCCAAGATGATGTCGTCGGAAGTCGAGTGGAAGATGCTCGACCTCGGCGTACAGCTGCACGGCGGCGCGGGCTATATGGATGAATATCCGATCAGCCGGATGTTCACCGACGCGCGCGTCAACCGGATCCTGGCGGGAAGCTCAGAAGTGATGCGGCTGATCATCGGCCGCGATGTCTTCTCGGAGCACTACAAGAGCATTCTGGACTAG
- a CDS encoding crotonase/enoyl-CoA hydratase family protein, whose translation MSEETPVLTEVRGPILIITLNRPEAKNAANLALSKGVAAAIDRLDADDALSVGIITGAGGTFCSGMDLKGFLKGERPSIPGRGFAGLTEAPPKKPLIAAVDGYALAGGMEIALSCDMIVANRNAKFGIPEVKRGLAAAAGGLIRMPRQMPFRVAMEFALTGEFFGAQRAYELGIINRVTDGPALDAALELAAAIGANGPLAVKASKQVIVESRLWPEDQMWKKQQEIVGPVFVSEDAREGAAAFAEKRAPNWKGK comes from the coding sequence ATGTCCGAAGAAACTCCGGTCCTCACTGAAGTCCGCGGACCTATTCTGATCATCACGCTGAACCGGCCGGAAGCCAAGAACGCCGCCAACCTCGCCCTCTCCAAGGGCGTGGCCGCGGCGATCGACCGGCTCGACGCCGACGATGCCCTGAGCGTCGGCATCATCACCGGCGCCGGCGGCACGTTCTGCTCGGGCATGGATCTCAAGGGGTTCCTGAAGGGCGAGCGGCCGTCGATCCCCGGCCGTGGCTTCGCCGGCCTCACCGAGGCGCCGCCGAAGAAGCCGCTGATCGCGGCCGTCGACGGCTACGCGCTCGCCGGCGGGATGGAGATCGCGCTGTCGTGCGACATGATCGTCGCCAACCGCAACGCCAAGTTCGGCATCCCCGAGGTGAAACGCGGGCTGGCAGCCGCAGCCGGCGGGCTGATCCGCATGCCGCGCCAGATGCCGTTCCGCGTGGCGATGGAGTTCGCTTTGACGGGCGAGTTCTTCGGCGCACAGCGCGCCTATGAGCTCGGCATCATCAACCGCGTGACCGATGGGCCGGCGCTCGATGCCGCGCTCGAGCTCGCGGCCGCGATCGGCGCCAATGGCCCGCTCGCGGTCAAGGCATCCAAGCAGGTGATCGTCGAATCCCGGCTCTGGCCGGAAGACCAGATGTGGAAGAAGCAGCAGGAAATCGTCGGTCCTGTCTTCGTCTCCGAGGATGCCCGCGAGGGCGCGGCTGCCTTCGCGGAAAAACGCGCGCCGAACTGGAAGGGCAAGTAA
- a CDS encoding ABC transporter substrate-binding protein encodes MTKSRDRNFSRRTVLKAAGVTGLAASSGFVASNVYSPAVAGPAPKIRLAWTEVAACHSPLGFGVEKGIYAKHNLDVELFYQGASGQTLIQALATGKADAGAGLIGDWLKPLEQGFDVKLFVGSHGGCQRLLASQKSGIKDIAGIKGKTIASYDVVSPPKVAFQVTLAKAGIDPETDVTWKVVPFDLVGEAVNRGEADIAAHLDPWAYSIEKKFNFVKLADTQTGVYEGHTCCVLGANGPFFSANKDALRRLAEANIEVHEYTANHPDEVAKWYFETLKPAGLTQAELAEILGSLTYHNHPIGQPLVDQIQKTAEDLKLVKVLDSTTDPKAFAERVTVNLLA; translated from the coding sequence ATGACGAAATCGAGAGATCGTAATTTTTCTCGCCGAACGGTTCTCAAGGCAGCCGGGGTAACCGGACTGGCGGCATCGAGCGGATTCGTAGCGAGCAACGTCTATTCGCCCGCGGTTGCTGGACCGGCGCCGAAGATACGGCTGGCCTGGACCGAGGTTGCGGCGTGTCATTCACCGCTCGGCTTCGGAGTCGAGAAGGGGATCTACGCCAAGCACAATCTCGACGTCGAGTTGTTCTACCAGGGCGCCAGCGGCCAGACGCTGATCCAGGCGCTTGCGACCGGCAAGGCCGATGCCGGAGCCGGCTTGATCGGCGACTGGCTGAAGCCGCTGGAGCAGGGCTTTGATGTCAAGCTTTTCGTCGGTTCGCATGGTGGGTGTCAGCGCCTGCTGGCGTCACAGAAGTCCGGCATCAAGGATATCGCCGGAATCAAGGGCAAGACGATTGCAAGCTATGATGTGGTGTCGCCGCCGAAGGTGGCCTTCCAGGTCACGCTCGCCAAGGCCGGCATCGATCCAGAGACTGACGTCACTTGGAAGGTCGTGCCGTTCGATCTGGTGGGCGAGGCCGTGAACAGGGGGGAAGCGGATATCGCCGCGCATCTCGATCCCTGGGCATACTCGATCGAGAAGAAGTTCAACTTCGTCAAGCTGGCCGATACCCAGACCGGGGTCTATGAGGGCCACACATGTTGCGTCCTCGGCGCCAACGGCCCGTTTTTCAGCGCCAACAAGGATGCGCTGCGACGCCTCGCGGAAGCGAATATCGAGGTGCATGAATACACCGCCAACCATCCGGACGAGGTGGCGAAGTGGTACTTCGAGACGCTCAAGCCGGCGGGACTTACTCAGGCGGAGTTGGCGGAGATCCTGGGTTCGCTGACCTACCACAATCACCCGATCGGGCAGCCCTTGGTGGACCAGATCCAGAAGACGGCCGAGGACCTCAAACTCGTCAAGGTGCTGGATTCGACCACCGATCCCAAGGCGTTCGCCGAACGTGTCACGGTCAATCTACTGGCGTGA